The Phaseolus vulgaris cultivar G19833 chromosome 10, P. vulgaris v2.0, whole genome shotgun sequence DNA window ACTTCGTAAAAGTATTTGTACCTAACCTAAGAAGTTTACAAGTTTAATACATCTGCGTGTTTAAATCATTATAAATTGCCATATGGTACGTGCCTGCATTTCCTTGCTGATGTTACAGAGATCATTTTGTACATTTCGCATAGAGGCTTCAATTAGCTGAGGTAACGGAGAAACCGCCAAATATACATCTTGTAGATTCTCTTTCTTTGAAACATGGCTCATTTGTTCGGATAAAGATTTCAAGTTCCCATCAATCATTGCTTTAAGTTCTTCTTGTCCTTTAGTCTGATTTAAAACCGGACTACTGATCAGTCTACTGAACTTCGATATCCATTGATGTTAGTGAAACCGTGCAATTCAAGGTACGAATAAGGCTATTACCACTAACTGAAATGAGTTATCCTGAGCAATCAACTTCTGCCTTATGCATTCCACTGAATGGAAAGTAAGGAGTTAAAATTGTACAGTGTGTTACAAAAGTAATTTACGTAATAAACCGAGCCAGAGAAAACTCTGAATATAATAAAGAGAAAATGAACATTTCACACTCTTATTTTTCTCTCACTTTTACTTTACAATTCcacttaataataaaatattatgtttaactaataaaaataaatataaataaaattttgaaataaaataataatatatctaGTTCTTAAATGAAaatgtaattaataaaaataaatataaataaatttttgaaataaaataataatatatctaATTGTTAAATGAAGTTGGAAAAAATGGTGCTAGAAATCAGAGTTCTTAGTATACAAAACAAGAATTCCTTCTGCTGATCTGTGTTTCAAAAGAATATACAATGATGGGAAAATGCAACATAAGCAGAGAATCAAAGGAGAGCCATACAAAATTTTAGTAGAACGTTCCTAGATTGGAATAAACACAACTCCCAAAAACTTCTTTTAGAATATTGTCAGTAGTTAAAATGAGTTACTTACCCTCCAAAATAATTTCCTTTGTTCCTTTGTGTACTTGCATAACGTCACTTTGAACAGAATCCAAGATCATTCCAAACCTGTTCAATGAAGTTTCCATTATGCCTATCCGGTGTTCAAGTCCTTCACTTAACTGACCTGCTATAtcaaacaatggatttattatCTTGAGTAAAGTAATATGCGAGCGTAAAAGGACTCTAACTTAATTCACTTTCTGCTTTTGTATCATGAAACTCGGACTACTCTTAGATATGTCTAACTTGGATGCCAAAAATATAagctagaaaaataaaaacccatatttttcattaaatactCTTACCTTTGTGATCTGCAGAATTCCATTTGAGCATCAGATTGGACGAAGATCTTGAGTTAGGGGGTTGACTCTCTTCCCGTGAATATGTAAGTCGGGGCAAGCTAGAAAGCCTCCTCAAAGAGTTCTCTTGTTCTTGAGAACCAACTCTCTAAAGTACATTAAGAATATAATAAACATTGAAATAGAATCTTCAATCGCTTGTAATTACGTCCTAAAgtctaaaaacaaaatatattcgGCTTATTTGCGACATTTCATAATTGGGTGAAGGATATTTGAAGGCGTTCTCTATTTACCATGAAAACTTTCGGTTAATAACTAGTATTATGCAATTCTTTGGGTGCTTTTAGCATTCTCTTCAATCACGATTGAAGTTTCAGTCTATTAACTTGTACTGATCATTTCAATGCAAATTTTTATTACATAGATTTGTCAAGCTGAAATTCCAATCATAATTGAAGACAACACAAAAAATACTCATGGAATTGCATTTTAAATTTTGTCGTAAATTTAACACAAGCTAGTGACAAACATAATTGATAAAAGTAAGGATATCCATGGAATAGATTCACTCTGTGTATCCTAAGTAGCACATGAACTAATTGACAGCAATATTAGCTTTTTTTTAGGCATAACATGCTTTGATTCCACTTGTTTGACATAGGAATTTTGTGAAGCCACGAACAATTTATAAAAGAGGTACAATCACGCTTGCTTTTAACTCGAGCAATAATTACAATTATTTCCACCTCAGattaacttataaattataattataatcaaTTCTAATCAATATCAGTTTACAAAAATTGTTTCGATGAAAATTGCTAATAAAATTAAGAGTATCAGTATAACTGCGTCGGTTTACAAGATCTAACCGGGTCATTAGTTGTGACGGCCTCGTCGAGAGAATTTTGAGAGAAATGAGACAGCAATCCGTGCTGAGATGAAAGTCCCTGAGAAAACGATTGCTGTGATGGTTGCGTGCGATGCTGAGAGTGAGAAACTTGCAATCCACTCGAAATGTTGTTCGCTTTCCTTCATACAGAAAAGGCGATAGAAAAACAACAGTTCAACACGACTATTTGAATTGAAATGCGTCATATGTGTTGTGATATACAAATCATTTTAAGTTAGCTTCCAGATTCGTTAATCCATAAGATCCAAACAGAGCGTGCCGCAGAAAACACGAAGTTCATGAATAAACTTGAAATGTAGAACTAAAACTTCTTCTCTCGGAGCAAACGAATCAAATGAGCGTTCTACGAGAAGCAATGCACTGAATTAAACGAATTGTAATTGAAATGTGTGAATCAGTGCGAGAGCGAGAGGAGTGACCTTGAATgaagaagaggaggaggaaAGACGGAGATGGAGGAGATATCGCAGGCTTTGTTGATCTTCATTTTCGTTTCGGATCGGAGATGAAACGCCTTCTAGTTCATCGTCGTCGGAATGTGCAGAAACGGCACGCGTTTGGAGTTTGCGAGAGAGCAAGAGAAAGAAGTTGGAAACTGAAGGATTGCAAATTAAGGCGGGAATATGGGATTTGAAGACTGGAGAGACCGTTGGTTGAATTTGGTTTGGGGTGGTATTTATAGTAATGGAATAAGTTTTATGGAAACGGGCCGGGTCGTGGGCCAGTTCTTCTTTTAAagggcttcttcttcctgcacctctatgttttgcttcctgcacccccacaattttgtaaatccCAAAACTGACCTTCacctttaatttaaaaaaactagAGTTTTTTAGATTATCGGATATTGGGATCCAGGATTTTGCTAcagattcatcaatccggaagtgattcatgtttttttttcaaataaagggGTGTTTCGAAAGCAACTTGTTGATTTTTGGATTGCTGAATCTGAAAGTCTAATTTTTGTTACGGATTGATGGATCCGAAAGATTACCGGATTCACCAATCCGGAAGATTACTGTATTCACCAATCTGGAAGATATATGGATTTCCCAATccaaaatgcaaaaaaataaatacagatTTTCTATTTCGTAAAATTACCGAATTGCATTGTCCGAAAAAAGAAAGAGTAGTGTGGGTCTTAtgtgtattttaaaatttttaaaaaataataaggatatttttgtctttgcattacattgtggaggtgcaggaagaaaaacgtaggggtgcaggaagaaaaacgtagggATGCAGAAAGAAACTGCCCTTTCAAAGTAGGCAAAATGGTGAtatcttcctgcacctccatgcatttctttctttctgcatcctcatatttaaaaaaatatccaaatccttttatatttttcattattttttttatttcagaatgtgaaatccataatttttttaattatagattttaaaatttaaaatttgtgatttttttattatagattctataatccaaaataaatacATATGTATTGTAAAATGTATCATAATACAACAAAATTATATTCCAAAGTATACTATCAAGATTGTAAAATTCaaagtaaaaatttatattttaaattatataatccaaaatataaatttatattataaattatacaattcaaaatataaatttatatttcaaaattatagaTTTTAAAGTGAAtatttttaggatttttaaaaataagaaggTAGTGGGAGAAATCGTTTGGAAAAACTTCACAATTATATATCCTAATtttaaatgagaaaaagaaaatataaaaaaaatataaataattaatattcgTTAAGAATTTAAGATAAGGTGAAAGTTCATACTAAATACTACTGTACGTGGTGAATAACATTTGATCTCAAGTATGTTAAAATAATACTGTTTCAGATATGTAAgttaaagaataaataaattttgatgtattaaaaaaaaaaaatataaactattaCTAACTTCAACTCttaaatcatataaaacaaattCATTCTAAAACATAAATGATGTAGTGACATTTTCTGTTAGATGCTTGTGAGGAAGAAAATGATAGTGTGGCCTGCTACGTACCTTCCTCTCGTCATATTCCCTCGCATATTCTGTCACACCTTCTGGAACATAAGTTGCCAttccatgtaaataattaaaCTCTACCTATCAATCAATGCACATGGCAGTGTCTTTACTGTTTATTTTTATGCTTTACCTTTTATTTCCTTCATCTATAAAAAGTCATACTTTGTCGGTTATTacagatgaaaaaaaaattattatataagaaaatttgtaatttaataataatataatgataTTTTCAAAATAGACTAAGCATTTTAATGTAAGCATTATAAGGACCAAGTTTGCAATGAGTGATTCTAgattaaattattttccttCACTAATCTCGTGTTGGTGTGAGAAAATGtccattaattaaaataataattatagttATGCAAATAAAATTAGTATTAATCCGTGAGTTAAACAAAGTTCGGTggcaaaaaagaaaaataaagtttttttttgggAAATTTACCTAAACCGtcattttattctctaaaaatATACGACGTTGtgttaaaatatgaaataaataattttatatccagtaatttattattgttttatcttgaaatatatattataactcAAACTcgcaatttaaaaaaatgaagtaaTGTGATTAATAGATTGTAATTTCAcggatatttttttaactttaaataaaatgattatttactttaaaaaaaagatTATTCAACGACTTGTTCTCTGACTCACATCACATGTCCTTTTCATTTGCCTGTTCTGTCATTCTGTGTAGACTTTTATGACCATTTTTTAGCTAAGCATGCATCAAATTTAATAAGGGTGGGGCCTTCCGTTACAAGGGaaaataaattctcccatattTTTCAGCAATAACctatttttagaagaaaaaaatggcaaaattttaacaaatgagCTTGTGGCACCATTAGTTATTAGAATAAATATGCTGACTTGAGAATTccatttttagaaattttaattcagagtataaaataatattattagttcagaaaattaattagaacttggtttttttatatgtcaaatttttaaatGGGAGTAGTATTGTGGGATGTTGGAAACCCATTCAAAATtcagtttttgaaaaagttaaatcctcaactataaataatattattgaatCTTGAAAATaggatttttataaaaataagataattttttacttttattatttataaaattaaaaaaataacgtATTATGAATAAATTGTGTCAatctaacacaattttagtttaaaataattaaacgaATACGacttattcaattttaaaagataatctTATATTGATCACTAGGACAAAATACTAAATTAATTTCTGATAATCGAATTCTAATCAAAGAGTAAACAAATCTATCATAATAAAATGACACAagtttattttcatatttttgtttaaaggaatttattaaaagattaaaatatcCTTGTGAAAGTTGCATCATgtattaattttcttataataatgtTGGATCTTCTAAGAtagtaaaatgaaaaaaactaCCATTAAGCTTTtagaaaatgtaaatatattttgtatgtCCTTGTTTTTAATCTATACGTATGTTGTACTAGTATGTGACATTTCATGTATACATATTTGTTTCTTTCAATTTTAAGTTAGCTAAAATGAGGATGTGATGTATCTGGTCCAAGTGGAGGAGAATGGATGACATTAATTAGGTTGTACACATTTGGCTACAAAAGACAAAGCATGCATTCAGATTCTTCCAATCACGGAGAAAAACATATAATTATGAAGGGAACATATGTGAAAAATAATTGTTTCGAAGAAGTttatatttaagattattttatcttataaaataagcacttatatatatatatatagatgtcaggaagaaaatatgaaaatatctcCTTGATTGGtcattttaaacttaaattatttcaataaatttatttaatatagttttatatatttagtaaactataataaaaattattaggtaacattatttgattataaatttatacgaaaaatataaagaaaaaaatgataaattataaCTATAAGGGCAATAAAATCACTATTAATTTAGAAAGGTGTGAATCTTATTTTGGAAGATGATCAATGTAACTACTAAGTCCTCCAACTTTTTGGGTTCTTTGAATGAACGTATCGAGGGAACTTGGTACCTAACCTACAATACATAAGAAATTTTGATTGTATTTTCAACTCAAAATATTAAGACAacgtgtgatttttttttatatattgttcaTCTCACTCATCTTGACTTAATGTGAGACtctatatttcattttaattcctcacaccaagctttgaACCATGTCTTGAGGTATTATACATTTTTTGCTTTGACAAACAATTCAATTTTTGCAGTTTAATCTTCACGATGCATACTTGGGTATGAACTTGAATACTTTGCCAACATATGTTGGACATCGACATCATTTTGTATCTATAATGTGTCATATACAAGTTTTTGATTCATTACtctaacttttttattattatttttttatatttttttagagaaTCAAAAAACGAAACTTTTATTAATCAAAACACcagaactcaatgggaaattacatgttgaggcaaaaaaaaaagaattacaaaaaagaaaaaaaactaagaaaaccctatgaagcttcCAATCTATTACTCTAACTTGACGTCaatataagtttatttttgtAACATGTTTTTAGTCTTTATATTGTAATAGTTCATTGATATGTGGTGAAATAGTTAATTGAAAGAATAGTTATGTGGGTTTAACATTCTTCTAGGCTCTGTTTGTTTCAAGGGTTCCATCGTTGAAGAAGAAAGATATGAATGAATATTCATGGTTCGGGTTAAGGGATGCACAAGGAAGGAGAGAGAGTGAATCTGCATGAATAGTGATTTCTCCCCCTTTTCATATGCATAGATTGGAGGAAAAAGACACATAAGATGATAACGTTTTctccttttatctttattttttgctTGACCATTCAtgcaataatatataataatacattttatttctattatttttctatCACATTGTTTGATATTTCATactttgttttatatattttcttctttataaataaatttgttgtacaattcactctacatataacatttttcattaaaaaatatccTTTAATATATCTACATGGTTATGTATCTACACACAATCTAATTCAATGAATAaaacaaactttcaaaatgtataaataaatataaaatataatggtaaatttgtatatgcttaaataatattttgattttttactaTTCTTTTCGTGTTTCAACAATA harbors:
- the LOC137819622 gene encoding putative recombination initiation defects 3 isoform X1, translated to MKINKACDISSISVFPPPLLHSRKANNISSGLQVSHSQHRTQPSQQSFSQGLSSQHGLLSHFSQNSLDEAVTTNDPRVGSQEQENSLRRLSSLPRLTYSREESQPPNSRSSSNLMLKWNSADHKAGQLSEGLEHRIGIMETSLNRFGMILDSVQSDVMQVHKGTKEIILEVECIRQKLIAQDNSFQLVTKGQEELKAMIDGNLKSLSEQMSHVSKKENLQDVYLAVSPLPQLIEASMRNVQNDLCNISKEMQGISCNLKSFNQKDMAQPSLSSKGISCNLKSFNQKDMAQPSLSSKGISCNLKSFNQKDMAQPSLSSKNLSKQIMTLKQRQLLAIKSEAKTSIQAAVAPDVERSDWKPVKKERVTFSDKAFKVQKKKEPETEKCIKGGRDCVIVIDSDEETEVGFSFLAKENPGENLFGELTKEEVEETERILRKARRRKRKSIVMQ
- the LOC137819622 gene encoding putative recombination initiation defects 3 isoform X2, producing MKINKACDISSISVFPPPLLHSRKANNISSGLQVSHSQHRTQPSQQSFSQGLSSQHGLLSHFSQNSLDEAVTTNDPRVGSQEQENSLRRLSSLPRLTYSREESQPPNSRSSSNLMLKWNSADHKGQLSEGLEHRIGIMETSLNRFGMILDSVQSDVMQVHKGTKEIILEVECIRQKLIAQDNSFQLVTKGQEELKAMIDGNLKSLSEQMSHVSKKENLQDVYLAVSPLPQLIEASMRNVQNDLCNISKEMQGISCNLKSFNQKDMAQPSLSSKGISCNLKSFNQKDMAQPSLSSKGISCNLKSFNQKDMAQPSLSSKNLSKQIMTLKQRQLLAIKSEAKTSIQAAVAPDVERSDWKPVKKERVTFSDKAFKVQKKKEPETEKCIKGGRDCVIVIDSDEETEVGFSFLAKENPGENLFGELTKEEVEETERILRKARRRKRKSIVMQ